A part of Cannabis sativa cultivar Pink pepper isolate KNU-18-1 chromosome 6, ASM2916894v1, whole genome shotgun sequence genomic DNA contains:
- the LOC115695928 gene encoding 3-ketoacyl-CoA synthase 11: MGNDKEIARNMKNGENSVKLKYVKLGYHYLISNAKYLFLLPLIIALGHLSLEDIVQLFQHFDLGLVSGTLVCTALTVCLITLYFSWRPRDVYLVDFACFKPKPALMCSRETFMRQTVQASAFSDDLIGFQQKIIERSGYGQKTYVPQAALEDLPMATMGKAREEVEMVVFGAIDELLAKTKVNLKDIGILVVNCSLFNPTPSLSAMVVNRYKLRGNILSYSLGGMGCSAGIISVDLAKRLLQDQRNSYALVVSTESMTLNWYGGTNKSMLITNCLFRLGAAAVLLTNKSSERRHSKYQLMHTLRTHKGADDKSYRCVMQQEDNNGEVGVKLSKDLLTVAGDAIKTNITMLGPLVLPVSEQILFLANLVGRKVLRMKIKQYVPDFKLAFEHICIHAGGRAVLDEIEKNLNLTKWHVEPSRMTLYRFGNTSSSSLWYELAYTEAKGRVQRGDRVWQMAFGSGFKCNSAVWKAIRSVNPAKEKNPWTDEIDEFPITVPDVQPVLAN; this comes from the exons ATGGGGAACGACAAAGAAATTGCTCGAAACATGAAGAATGGAGAAAACTCAGTGAAACTCAAGTACGTCAAGCTTGGTTACCACTACTTAATCTCAAATGCAAAGTATCTTTTCCTTCTTCCACTTATCATAGCCCTAGGTCACCTCTCGCTTGAAGATATTGTTCAACTCTTCCAACACTTTGACCTAGGGCTCGTCTCCGGTACTCTTGTGTGCACGGCCCTTACTGTGTGCCTTATCACGCTCTACTTCTCATGGCGTCCTCGAGATGTTTATCTTGTCGACTTCGCTTGCTTCAAGCCGAAGCCTGCCCTAATGTGCAGCCGTGAGACGTTCATGCGGCAGACTGTGCAAGCGAGTGCCTTTAGCGACGATCTTATAGGGTTTCAGCAGAAGATCATTGAGAGGTCAGGCTACGGACAAAAGACATATGTACCACAGGCAGCGCTGGAGGACCTGCCAATGGCAACGATGGGGAAGGCAAGGGAGGAGGTTGAGATGGTTGTGTTTGGAGCAATAGACGAATTGTTGGCTAAGACAAAAGTCAATCTCAAGGATATTGGGATATTGGTCGTCAACTGTAGCTTATTCAATCCTACACCATCTCTTTCAGCCATGGTTGTTAACCGTTACAAGCTCAGAGGGAATATTTTGAGCTATAGTCTTGGTGGGATGGGTTGCAGCGCTGGAATTATTTCTGTTGACCTCGCAAAACGATTGTTACAG gacCAAAGGAACTCGTATGCCCTAGTGGTGAGCACAGAAAGCATGACCCTTAACTGGTACGGTGGCACAAACAAGTCAATGCTCATCACCAACTGCTTGTTCCGACTTGGCGCCGCCGCAGTCCTCCTAACGAACAAATCCTCTGAACGCCGCCATTCCAAATACCAACTCATGCACACCTTGCGGACACACAAGGGCGCGGATGACAAGAGCTACCGTTGCGTGATGCAGCAAGAAGACAACAACGGAGAAGTGGGCGTCAAGCTCTCAAAGGATCTCCTTACGGTGGCCGGAGACGCCATCAAGACAAATATCACCATGTTAGGCCCCTTAGTCCTCCCAGTATCGGAACAAATCCTCTTCTTGGCTAATCTAGTGGGGAGGAAAGTACTGAGGATGAAGATCAAGCAGTACGTGCCTGATTTCAAGCTAGCTTTTGAGCATATTTGTATCCACGCCGGTGGCCGAGCTGTCCTTGATGAGATTGAGAAGAACCTGAATCTCACGAAATGGCACGTGGAACCTTCTAGAATGACGCTTTACAGGTTCGGAAATACTTCTAGTAGCTCTCTTTGGTACGAGTTAGCTTACACGGAAGCCAAAGGTAGGGTCCAGAGGGGAGATCGGGTCTGGCAGATGGCATTTGGGTCGGGTTTCAAATGCAACAGTGCAGTTTGGAAGGCAATCCGTTCTGTTAATCCGGCCAAGGAGAAGAATCCCTGGACCGATGAAATCGATGAGTTTCCCATTACAGTGCCCGATGTGCAACCCGTTCTAGCCAATTAA